One segment of Nostoc flagelliforme CCNUN1 DNA contains the following:
- a CDS encoding M4 family metallopeptidase, which produces MPCEYQVVQDYFGEKRNFYYECASSRIQESRCSGLNAHTFYIRKSEEDFPGRYINPPWGTQSVSAHANTCETAEFFTARLPINARVTSNWRYFSSIESFEDGDNDNESYNVYWSRGLNQAYFGQQPVFSNGNRTQSESGLCCFAVAKDIVTHEFTHALVNWTIEESIGIIDHKNETGALYESYADTFGILMKNLQMQNINDWNWEIGSGFGEDGGAIRNFQAPEDCFSTLRNDTRVHHPRNMDRYIALPEDELSGGIHINCSIHNHAIYLILNSDVFQPNNYLDIEMAADFFYQVLRRLTPLSNFVASRVKMREVAKTFRISETAICQAFDEVGIRENVLIA; this is translated from the coding sequence GTGCCGTGTGAATACCAAGTAGTTCAGGATTATTTCGGTGAAAAGCGAAACTTTTATTATGAGTGTGCATCTAGCAGAATACAGGAATCAAGATGTTCTGGACTTAACGCACATACTTTTTATATTCGTAAATCAGAAGAAGATTTTCCTGGTAGATATATAAATCCGCCTTGGGGTACGCAAAGTGTTAGCGCTCATGCTAACACCTGTGAAACAGCAGAATTTTTTACAGCCAGATTACCTATAAATGCAAGAGTGACAAGTAATTGGCGCTACTTTTCTAGTATTGAATCTTTTGAAGATGGTGACAATGATAATGAGTCTTATAACGTTTACTGGTCAAGAGGATTAAACCAAGCATATTTTGGACAGCAACCTGTTTTCTCTAATGGAAATAGAACACAATCTGAATCAGGTTTATGCTGCTTTGCTGTTGCAAAAGATATTGTTACACATGAATTCACTCATGCTTTAGTAAATTGGACGATAGAAGAATCTATAGGAATTATAGATCATAAGAATGAAACAGGTGCTTTATATGAGTCTTATGCTGATACTTTTGGGATTTTGATGAAAAATCTTCAGATGCAAAATATTAATGATTGGAATTGGGAGATAGGAAGCGGATTTGGTGAAGATGGTGGAGCTATAAGGAATTTTCAGGCACCTGAAGATTGTTTTTCTACATTAAGAAATGATACAAGAGTACATCATCCAAGAAATATGGATCGCTATATCGCATTGCCAGAGGATGAGCTTTCTGGCGGAATTCATATTAACTGTAGTATTCATAATCACGCTATCTATCTAATATTGAATTCGGATGTTTTTCAGCCGAATAATTATTTAGATATAGAGATGGCTGCTGACTTTTTTTATCAAGTTTTACGAAGGCTAACACCCTTATCTAATTTTGTTGCTAGTCGCGTAAAAATGAGAGAAGTAGCAAAAACCTTTAGAATATCGGAAACAGCTATTTGTCAAGCTTTTGATGAGGTAGGAATCAGAGAAAATGTTTTAATAGCCTAA